The Chryseobacterium phocaeense genome includes the window CCACGGAAGTAACCTGACTTTTCAGCAGCTTCCGACCAAAGAAATAAAAGTAGATTTTCCGGCATCTATTCCTGCCAATACACTGGATTCACTGACGATACATTATTCAGGTGCTCCTACCGCCGGCAATGCTTTTTCCACAACTGTACAGAGCGGAGTACCTATTTTATGTACTTTAAGTGAGCCCTACGGGGCACAGGAATGGTTTCCCACGAAACAGAGCATGAATGACAAAATTGAAAGATTTGACTTTAAAATTACTACGCCTTCAACCTACAACGTTGCTGCCAATGGAAAATTAATGTCTGAGACAGCACTTCCCGGCGGCCAGAAACTGACCTTCTGGAGAACGGCTTATCCTACCGCTGCCTACCTGATTGCCCTTTCCATCACCAATTTTGTGAAGCTGAATGATACCATTGGAAATCCGCCATTTCCGTTTGTAAATTATATATATCCGTCCACCAATGCTGATCCTGTAAGTATGGCCAATATTGAATGGACCAAAGAGATTATGACTACGTTTGAGAACTATTTCGGACCTTATCCTTTCCGGAATGAGAAATACGGACATATGCAGTTCAAGTTCGGGGGAGGGATGGAGCATCAGACCATGTCTTCCATGGGAAGCTGGAGCAAAGGACTGATTGCGCATGAGCTTGCCCACCAGTGGTTCGGGGACAAAGTGACCTGCGGAGCATGGAATGATATCTGGCTGAATGAAGGTTTTGCCACTTTCGGAGCAGCCCTGGCCAATGAAAAACTGCTGATGACCAACACGGAATTCAAAAATTTCCTGCTTGGGGAAATCAATAATATCACTTCTGCGCCTGACGGTTCTACGTATGTTCCGGATGCTGATCTTTCTTCGGTCAGCAGGATTTTCAGCAACAGGCTGACATACGCAAAAGGGGCTTATATTCTGAGAATGATCAAGTGGATTCTCGGTGATCCTGCCTTTTATCAGGCCGTAAAAGATTATCACGCAAGACCGGCTTTGGCTTATAATTATGCAAAAACAGCAGATTTTAATGCCTCACTTTTACAGTCTACCGGCAGGGATTTCACAGAGTTTTTCAATGACTGGTTATATGGACAGGGTTATCCTTCCTATACCATCAAGTGGAGGCAAACCGGAAATCAGATCCTTTTTAAAGCGGGGCAGACCCAGAGCAATGCTTCTGTAAGCTTTTTTGAAATGCCGTTACCCATCAAAGTGAATGGAACCGGCGGGCAGACCGCTTATTTTGCATTGAATCATACGGCAAATAATCAGGGATTTCTGGAAACAGTTTCGTTTCCTGTCGCAAGCGTTGAATTCAATTATGAATACCAGATTCTGGAAAAAAACTCCAATGTTGTTCAGGATAATACATTAAGCGTTGATTCTGTGACGAAGGAAGATTTTGTGTTGTATCCGAACCCTGCAGAAAATATGCTGTACCTGAAAGGAATAGACAGATCAGCTGAATATTCAATACACGCTGCAGATGGACAATTGATAAGAAAAGCTGTATACCAGCCCGGAAAACCGGTCGGAATTTCAACAATGGCTCCCGGAACTTATATTTTTACTATTAAAGATCAGCATATCAAGTTTATTAAATATTAAAACATAAGTTATAATCCAGTTTGATGGTCAATAATCAACGCTTAAGTGCTGTAAATTGTGAAATCCAATTCTAATCTGTCTGAATTTTGTATTTAAAATATTGCATACTATTGTAAATAAGATGAATTAAATATTGTAAAAAATGACTAAATAGCAGATTTTTTTATTTAAAAATCTATTTTGTTTAAAATTAACCTTTTAATCTTTGATTGAAGGGTTTTTATTTATATTTGAGCCATAATTTATTTGGATATGAAAACACTTTACCTTCTGATTCTGAGCTGTTTGCTTTCACAGGTTGTATACAGCCAGCACGGACATGATCACAATATTGAAAAAAAAGGCCTGAGAGCAATGGAAATGAAATCCTTTGCAAAAAAAATGACCACTTACAACGTAAATAACAATACTTTAAATTACGATCTTCAGTACCAGAGAATGGATGTTTCGATTGACCCTGCCGTTAAAAATATTTCCGGTTCTGTGACTTCACACTTTAAGCCGAACCAGAGTATGAGCAGTATTTATTTTGACCTGGCGAATGTACTGACCGTTTCAGAGGTTAAATATCATGGAAATAACCTTACCTTTCAGCAGCTGGCTACAAAAGAAATAAAAATAGATTTTCCGGCATCTCTTCCCGCCAATACGTTGGATTCACTCACCATTACTTATTCAGGAGTCCCACCTTCTGGTAACGGATCTTTTTTCAATGGTAATCAGGGAGGAACATCCGTGCTTTCTACACTAAGTCAGCCTTATGGAGCACAGGACTGGTTTCCGACCAAGCAAAGCCTTAACGATAAAATAGAACGGTTTGATTTAAAGATAACGACACCATCCCAATATAATGTCGCTTCCAATGGGAAACTCATGTCTGAAACCATACTTCCGGGATCGAAAAAACTGACTTTCTGGAGAACAGCTTATCCTACTGCTGCCTACCTGATTGCGCTTTCTATTACTAATTTTACGAAGATCAACAGTACGATCGGTAACCCGCCGTTTCCGTTTGTGAATTATGTATTTCCGTCTACCAATGCCAACGCAACAAAGATGGCAAATATTGAATGGACGAAACAGATTATGACGACCTTCGAAAACTATTTCGGACCTTATCCTTTCCGTAATGAAAAATACGGTCATATGGAATTCACATGGGGTGGAGGAATGGAGCATCAGACCATGTCTTCCATGGGAGGCTGGTCCAGGGATCTTATTGCCCATGAGCTTGCCCACCAATGGTTTGGAGATAAAATAACATGTGCTACATGGAATGATATCTGGCTGAATGAGGGTTTTGCAACATTCGGAGAACACCTGGCCAATGAAAAACTCCTGATGACCAATGCACAGTTTATGAACTATCTTATAGACGAAAAAGATTATATTACCAGCAGCCCGGGAGGTAGCACATACGTTTCAGATGCAGAACTGTCCAGTTCAAACAGGATTTTCAGCGGCAGGCTTTCCTATTCAAAAGGAGGATATATTGTAAGAATGATTAAATGGATTTTGGGCGATGATGCTTTCTATCAGGCGGTGAAAGACTATCATGCAAGACCGGCTCTCGCTTACGGGTATGCAAGCACGGCAGATTTTAAAGCCTCGTTTCTTCAGTCCAGCGGAAAAGATCTTACAGAGTTTTTCAATGACTGGCTATACGGGCAGGGCTATCCTACCTATACAATCAAATGGAGACAGACGGGCAACCAGATTCTTTTTAAAGCCGGACAGACCCAGAGCAGCTCTTCAGTAAGCTTTTTTGAAATGCCTCTACCCATCAAAGTGAATGGAACAGGTGGGCAAACCGCTTATTTTGTGCTGAATCATACTTCTAATAATCAAGGATTCCTCGAAAATGTTTCGTTTCCTGTGGCCAGTGTTCAGTTCAATTATGAGCACCAGATTCTGGAGAAAAATTCTACCGTAGTTCAGGATAATACATTAAGTGTTTCATCCGTAGAAAAAGAAGACTTTGCATTATATCCGAATCCTGCAAAAAATGAACTGTTTTTAAAAGGAATAGACAGATCTGTTGAGTATTCCATTCATGCCGCAGACGGTAAGCTGATCAGAAAAGATACTTACCGGCCTGGAAAATCAATAGGAATTGCAGAATTGGTTCCGGGAAGCTACATCATTACGGTTCAGGAAAAAAATATAAAGTTTTTAAAACATTAAAATTGTTTATAATCAGTAACAAAAAAACGGACGTCAGGTCCGTTTTTTTATTTTGAGCAATTTACCAGCCATTAAAATAACAGCAGATAGGATAGTAAGTATACAATGAACGCTCGGGAGTGATGATGGCATAGATGAATTCCATATTTAAATAATTTTTTGTTAAACAGTTCCTGTTGTTTATATCAGAAAGCTTTTCTGATTTCTCACAGCTCTGGCAGCTCTTTTCCTCGCTGTTTTCACTTTATACCGGAACCATTTTTCCTTTAAAATTTTCCGCATCAAATTGTCAAAATTCCGGATGACAATCATATTTTTAAATCCACGCCACTTTTCCAGAAGACTGGAAGGCAGAGCTCTTGTGGAAACAGAATACCCTTCAGTCTCATACTGGATGTAATGCCAGCAGCCTGAAGGGATGTACAGGGTTTCGCCAGGCTGCAGAACTGCTTCGTAACCCTCGAGATAGAGCAGGGCAGGAAATTCCCTGTAGTCAGGCTCTTTAATATCCGGCAGATTGTGAAAGTTATAAGGCAGTTTGTACATAAGATCCGACTGTTCCCAGGGGAAAAGCCAGATCCTTTTGGTGCCTCGAAACTGGGTCAGAAAAACGTGGGACATGTCAATATCAATATGGTTTCGGGTAACGGAACCTTCGCCGCCGAAGAACATAAAAGGCAGCCATTTCAGGATTTTACCATTGGTTACATCATTGTATATCAGATCATCTTTAAGTTCCGGCCTGATGTTAAGAAGGTTAAACAGAAAAAGTCTGTGTTCCGTAGGTCTGGTGCTGATCAGATCAAGGTATTCTGAAAATGTAGTCTGCCCGACAGGGCTGCTTGCCACCTTATCCAGAGATTCCAGTTCGCTTCCGTAAATATTAACCTTATGATTTCCTGCTATTCTCCTGAAATACTCATAATTCCACTTTTTAAATGCAGGACTTTCACGGTCGATAAAATTTTCCATAATAACCGGAAAACGGGGTTTCATATGGTCTTTAATAAAGTCCTGGGAGCTTATCCGGTTGATTCTTTTTATCGCTGTCAGTCTCATAATCCTTTATTTAAAAGAACAAATATAATTATTATCCTACTAAATTAGTAGACTAATGATGTTAAAAATGAAATTATACCCCGTTTTTTAGAATTAAACGGATAAAAGCTTATATTTTAAAGCCTTTTTATTAAATTAGCACATCTAAAAAATTACCTAAAAATGATCTCTGAAAAATATCTTCAACATTTACAGAACGAACTGCAAAACATTGAGAATGACGGTCTTTACAAAAGAGAAAGAATCATCACTTCCCAGCAGAGTGCGGAAATTGAAGCGAACGGAAAAAAGCTTTTGAACTTTTGTGCGAATAATTATCTGGGCTTATCCAACAATCCGGAGGTGATGAAAGCTTCTCAGGATATGATAGCGTCCCACGGTTATGGAATGTCTTCCGTACGTTTTATCTGTGGAACTCAGGATATTCACAAGCAGCTGGAGAAAAAGATTGCAGATTTCCTGGGTCTTGAGGACACCATTCTTTATGCGGCATGTTTTGATGCTAACGGAGGTGTTTTCGAGCCGTTGTTTACAGAAGAAGATGCTATTATTTCAGATGAATTAAACCATGCTTCTATTATTGATGGTATACGTTTATGTAAATCAGCAAGATACCGTTATAAAAATAATAATATGGCTGATCTGGAAGCCCAGCTGATTGCAGCTTCCGAAAAGAATCACCGTTTCAAGATCATCGTTACAGACGGGGTTTTCTCTATGGACGGTATTGTGGCTGACCTGAAGGGCGTTTGCGACCTGGCAGATAAATATGATGCTTTAGTAATGGTTGATGATTCGCATGCTACAGGATTCATCGGGAAAACAGGACGTGGTACCCATGAAGCCAATGAAGTGATGGGAAGAGTAGATATTATCACTTCTACATTAGGGAAAGCTTTAGGCGGTGCTTTGGGTGGATTTACTTCCGGTAAAAAAGAGATCATCGATTTGCTGAGACAGCGTTCCCGTCCATATTTATTCTCCAATTCACTGGCTCCTGGTATCGTAGGTGCTGCTCTGAAAGTTTTGGATATGATTTCTGATGATACTTCACTTCGTGATCAGGTGATGGAAAATGCAGCTTATTTCAGAACAGAAATGGTGGCTAAAGGATTTGATATTCCTGAAGGCGATGCAGCCATTGTTCCGGTGATGCTGTACGATGCACCTCTTGCTCAGAAAATGGCTGAAAAGCTTATGGATGAAGGGATTTACGTGATCGGATTCTTCTATCCGGTAGTTCCGAAAGGAAAAGCAAGAATCAGGGTACAGCTTTCCGCTGCCCATACAAGAGCCCATCTTGACAAAGCGATTGCCGCTTTTGAAAAAGTTGGAAAAGAGCTTGGTGTTATTTCTTAATTGATCTTTCAGCATACAGATGCTTCGATTTCGATCAGCATGACCGTTTTCATTACGTTTTGACTTTAAAAAAAAGGAAGAATTTAATGATGTTGGGGTTATGCAGGACGCAATCGGAGCATTTTTATCATTATTTCTAACAAATATTTTTGTTATTAACATTATATTTGCCATTATTTTAAAAAATGCTTTACACAATAATCAAAGCACTGCATATTATCTTTATGGTAAGCTATTTTGCGGGTATTTTTTATCTCGTGAGAATTTTCGTTTACTACAAGGATACCGATGAATTTGCAGAAGAGAAAAAGAAAATCCTTAGAGAACAGTACACGTTCATGGCGAGAAGGCTGTGGAATATTATTACGGTTCCTGCGGGCGTTATTATGGCTGTCTGTGGAATTGTCATGATTTTTCTGAATACCGGGCTGATGAAAATGCCGTGGTTTCATTTAAAACTGACCTTTCTGATCGGTCTTGCAGTCTACCATTACTGGTGCTGGAAAAAAGTCCTGAAACTGAAAGAACTGAACGGAGGAACCATAGAAACACCCAATATCAAGCTGAGACAGGCCAATGAAATAGCAACATTTATTCTGTTCCTGGTGGTGTTTACCGTGATCCTGAAATCGTTAGTAATTGAGTACTGGTGGCAATTAATCGCCGGATTTTTCGTTCTTGTATTTCTGATCATGATGACCGTAAAACTCGTTAATAAAAAAAAGAAAAACAAATAATTGTTCTGGGTAAGATTTTTCATAAGTACGGTACTACCTATTACATGAATACATTTTACCTTTTACATTTTACAAAAAAACTATGATTGCAATTTTAAAAAAGGAACTTTGGAGTTACTTTGGAAACTGGAGCGCATGGGTAATTATCGGTGCATTCAGTCTTATCACAGCTCTTTTCCTGTTTTTTTTCGAGAATGATTCCAATATTTTCGATATCGGGATGGCTTCTCTGCAGAGCTATTTCGTTCTCGTTCCATGGCTCCTGATGTTTATCATTCCTGCCCTTTCTATGAAAACTTTTGCAGAAGAACAGCAGACGGGAACCCTGAACTGGCTTTTTTCACAACCTTTAAAAGTATCAGAACTGGTGACCGGGAAGTTTTTTTCCGTGTGGATCGTTGGCGTTTTATGTCTTATTCCATCACTGATTTACCTTTATACCATCTATGTTCTTGGCGTTCCTGCCGGAAATTTGGATTTTGGGATGACGTTTGGAAGCTATATCGGATTGATTATACTGATTGCAGCATTTTCAGGAGTGGGAATTTTAGCCTCCTCACTGTCGCAGAACCAGATCATGGCTTATCTGCTGGGCGTTTTCATGTGTTTTATTATGTACTTCGGGATAGAGCAGCTGGCCAGCTATAAACTGCTGGGCGGAGCAGACTTTATTCTTCAGAATATAGGATTTTATCAGCATTTTCTTGGATTTACGAGGGGCCTTATCGATTTTAAGGATGTAGCTTATTTTATCCTGATCATTGGAGCAACATTGCTGTTGTCTAACCATTTTATCACTAAAAAGAAGTAGTACGATGAAGAAGTTCAATATAAAATCCCCGTTAGGAATTTTCCTGATTGTAATAGTACCTTTAGTGGTTCTGCTTACTTATTCCGGAATCAGGTTAGATTTAACGAAAGAAAAAAGATACACCCTTTCAGACAGTACGGTAAAAGTACTGGAATCAGTAAAAAAACCGCTTACGATAGATGTTTATCTTGAAGGAGATTTCCCGGCAAGCTTTAAACAGCTTCAGAATGAAACCAGATTCATGCTGGAAGAATTCAGGAAGATCAATCCAAAAATAGATTTTAAATTTATTGACCCCATTAAAACAAAAATGTCTCAGGACACTTTGATGGCGATGGGCATGCAGCCTTCCGTTCTTCCGGATATCAAAGACGGGAAGATCTCACAGATTACTCTTTTTCCTTATGCCGTAATAAAGTATAACAAGAATGGAGTTTCTATCCCGTTGGTGGTACAGCAGGCGGGAATAGATGCAGACCAGCAGCTGACCAGATCCATAGAAGGTCTGGAATACAGTCTGGTTTCCAATATCAAGAATATAGCAACGGACAGGAGAAAGAAAGTAGGAATTCTGGTCAATCATGATGAGCTGAGCCCTGAAGAATTCCACGGATTTATGCAGCTGGCTATGGAAAATTATGATGCAGGTCCTGTAATTCCGAAAAACCAGACCGAACTAACCCTGGAAGACCTTCCTTTGCTGAAGCAGATGAGCGCACTGGTCATTGCAAAGCCCAGAAAAGCATTTACAGATAATGAAAAAGTAATCCTGGACCAGTTTATTATGAACGGGGGAAAAACACTTTGGATGATTGATGCGGTAAATGCTGAAATGGATACGCTGACAAGATCGCAGAAAGTGATGCCTTTCCCTGTAGATATTAATATGACGGATTTCTTTTTCAATTATGGAATCAGGATCAATCCGGCTTTGGTGAAAGATGTTAAGAAATTTGCACTGCTGAAACTGGTTACCGGTGAAGTAGGAGGGAATCCGCAGTATACAAGCCTTCCGTGGCCATATTTCCCTCTTGGAATTGCTGAAAACGACAACCCGATTACTAAGAATATCAATCCGGTGAAATTTGAGTTTCCAACTTCAATTGATACA containing:
- the gldG gene encoding gliding motility-associated ABC transporter substrate-binding protein GldG, which codes for MKKFNIKSPLGIFLIVIVPLVVLLTYSGIRLDLTKEKRYTLSDSTVKVLESVKKPLTIDVYLEGDFPASFKQLQNETRFMLEEFRKINPKIDFKFIDPIKTKMSQDTLMAMGMQPSVLPDIKDGKISQITLFPYAVIKYNKNGVSIPLVVQQAGIDADQQLTRSIEGLEYSLVSNIKNIATDRRKKVGILVNHDELSPEEFHGFMQLAMENYDAGPVIPKNQTELTLEDLPLLKQMSALVIAKPRKAFTDNEKVILDQFIMNGGKTLWMIDAVNAEMDTLTRSQKVMPFPVDINMTDFFFNYGIRINPALVKDVKKFALLKLVTGEVGGNPQYTSLPWPYFPLGIAENDNPITKNINPVKFEFPTSIDTLGGRKNIRTRVLFESSERTLLKQVPNYVDLKEIASVDSLGQMEKPSTPKIFAVALEGKFNSAYASRIERKGYPGFKSQSPENKMIVIADGDVGRNKMHKGEPLPMGIDRLTNQEFGNEQFLRNALDYLLDDSNLMALRNRNIEERLLDRNRITEEKTNWQWLNLLLPLVVIGLLGGLFFWMRKKKFG
- the kbl gene encoding glycine C-acetyltransferase encodes the protein MISEKYLQHLQNELQNIENDGLYKRERIITSQQSAEIEANGKKLLNFCANNYLGLSNNPEVMKASQDMIASHGYGMSSVRFICGTQDIHKQLEKKIADFLGLEDTILYAACFDANGGVFEPLFTEEDAIISDELNHASIIDGIRLCKSARYRYKNNNMADLEAQLIAASEKNHRFKIIVTDGVFSMDGIVADLKGVCDLADKYDALVMVDDSHATGFIGKTGRGTHEANEVMGRVDIITSTLGKALGGALGGFTSGKKEIIDLLRQRSRPYLFSNSLAPGIVGAALKVLDMISDDTSLRDQVMENAAYFRTEMVAKGFDIPEGDAAIVPVMLYDAPLAQKMAEKLMDEGIYVIGFFYPVVPKGKARIRVQLSAAHTRAHLDKAIAAFEKVGKELGVIS
- a CDS encoding cupin-like domain-containing protein: MRLTAIKRINRISSQDFIKDHMKPRFPVIMENFIDRESPAFKKWNYEYFRRIAGNHKVNIYGSELESLDKVASSPVGQTTFSEYLDLISTRPTEHRLFLFNLLNIRPELKDDLIYNDVTNGKILKWLPFMFFGGEGSVTRNHIDIDMSHVFLTQFRGTKRIWLFPWEQSDLMYKLPYNFHNLPDIKEPDYREFPALLYLEGYEAVLQPGETLYIPSGCWHYIQYETEGYSVSTRALPSSLLEKWRGFKNMIVIRNFDNLMRKILKEKWFRYKVKTARKRAARAVRNQKSFLI
- a CDS encoding CopD family protein, whose translation is MLYTIIKALHIIFMVSYFAGIFYLVRIFVYYKDTDEFAEEKKKILREQYTFMARRLWNIITVPAGVIMAVCGIVMIFLNTGLMKMPWFHLKLTFLIGLAVYHYWCWKKVLKLKELNGGTIETPNIKLRQANEIATFILFLVVFTVILKSLVIEYWWQLIAGFFVLVFLIMMTVKLVNKKKKNK
- a CDS encoding ABC transporter permease codes for the protein MIAILKKELWSYFGNWSAWVIIGAFSLITALFLFFFENDSNIFDIGMASLQSYFVLVPWLLMFIIPALSMKTFAEEQQTGTLNWLFSQPLKVSELVTGKFFSVWIVGVLCLIPSLIYLYTIYVLGVPAGNLDFGMTFGSYIGLIILIAAFSGVGILASSLSQNQIMAYLLGVFMCFIMYFGIEQLASYKLLGGADFILQNIGFYQHFLGFTRGLIDFKDVAYFILIIGATLLLSNHFITKKK
- a CDS encoding M1 family aminopeptidase, whose product is MRKFYLLLLGFLISQSLYSQIHEQNIEMKDLIAKEMNAFTKKMTAYNINPNTLNYDLQYQRMNVTLDPAVYNISGSVTSHFKPNQAMSSIYFDLSDVLVVSQVQYHGSNLTFQQLPTKEIKVDFPASIPANTLDSLTIHYSGAPTAGNAFSTTVQSGVPILCTLSEPYGAQEWFPTKQSMNDKIERFDFKITTPSTYNVAANGKLMSETALPGGQKLTFWRTAYPTAAYLIALSITNFVKLNDTIGNPPFPFVNYIYPSTNADPVSMANIEWTKEIMTTFENYFGPYPFRNEKYGHMQFKFGGGMEHQTMSSMGSWSKGLIAHELAHQWFGDKVTCGAWNDIWLNEGFATFGAALANEKLLMTNTEFKNFLLGEINNITSAPDGSTYVPDADLSSVSRIFSNRLTYAKGAYILRMIKWILGDPAFYQAVKDYHARPALAYNYAKTADFNASLLQSTGRDFTEFFNDWLYGQGYPSYTIKWRQTGNQILFKAGQTQSNASVSFFEMPLPIKVNGTGGQTAYFALNHTANNQGFLETVSFPVASVEFNYEYQILEKNSNVVQDNTLSVDSVTKEDFVLYPNPAENMLYLKGIDRSAEYSIHAADGQLIRKAVYQPGKPVGISTMAPGTYIFTIKDQHIKFIKY
- a CDS encoding M1 family aminopeptidase, producing MKTLYLLILSCLLSQVVYSQHGHDHNIEKKGLRAMEMKSFAKKMTTYNVNNNTLNYDLQYQRMDVSIDPAVKNISGSVTSHFKPNQSMSSIYFDLANVLTVSEVKYHGNNLTFQQLATKEIKIDFPASLPANTLDSLTITYSGVPPSGNGSFFNGNQGGTSVLSTLSQPYGAQDWFPTKQSLNDKIERFDLKITTPSQYNVASNGKLMSETILPGSKKLTFWRTAYPTAAYLIALSITNFTKINSTIGNPPFPFVNYVFPSTNANATKMANIEWTKQIMTTFENYFGPYPFRNEKYGHMEFTWGGGMEHQTMSSMGGWSRDLIAHELAHQWFGDKITCATWNDIWLNEGFATFGEHLANEKLLMTNAQFMNYLIDEKDYITSSPGGSTYVSDAELSSSNRIFSGRLSYSKGGYIVRMIKWILGDDAFYQAVKDYHARPALAYGYASTADFKASFLQSSGKDLTEFFNDWLYGQGYPTYTIKWRQTGNQILFKAGQTQSSSSVSFFEMPLPIKVNGTGGQTAYFVLNHTSNNQGFLENVSFPVASVQFNYEHQILEKNSTVVQDNTLSVSSVEKEDFALYPNPAKNELFLKGIDRSVEYSIHAADGKLIRKDTYRPGKSIGIAELVPGSYIITVQEKNIKFLKH